One Faecalispora anaeroviscerum genomic window carries:
- a CDS encoding InlB B-repeat-containing protein, with translation MKKAQKALSVFLAACIIVSAMPAVTPAAAAASAASSTNVLTALGIDTSAQPKGFDSSSTENPYGGNTTTVSPVAELYTEKDSATAGRDRTLYGDGLAQNATVNDFYSSGKTSTQAAAGKYNAYRAAAGNFTGSGLKGQMVTVAANQGGGVYLYLADPKNGSAAGTTKTLMDSSKLIGNKRTDYTDETFEEDFAKYPYQLQNYMQIATGDFTGSGTDEIAVYVPEQGNSRIEVYQLKTAGEVGNGDWMNTDNWQLAWTYSLREGNDVSNMVSLTAGDMTGDGIDDLGITWGVYYGKNHKTTCKAVVLLGSKSGDSLQKNSTIDLKYGASQTEIVRAAMTLGDADGDGKDELVVGGQLESDINAGNANTRFLALYEYNSDTNAFIGTASGNMDLIEKDDKGNLVSGEDGIYCSSPACVVNLACVKQDGPGTKEYVYLDSVLYQQGGNGFSIIKEMDENSSLKTSRNYPYYAEYGATAVDFNGDGKETIVSMQYFMPYTTTITKKIYWWIFAIGTQTYTTYTNGEGFLKELNTSKNNKTESIAVKSIAVGSTLSYAFAAPDTDNDTIQLHYSGKHYLAYSDPKVLAVLASPPYFSDLAHLNGGDSYVGNSETVYGVISSSSQSTTKSSTISLGAYVSFEHEFSVFGVKVGSVEAETEFSHGWTTETEDTSTITQIVEYGTMGGQDTIALYSIPMDVYVYDAYVPKNDGSGGYDKQTMTVNLPYNAVVKTLPLSDYDEIAADYSEELPQIGGTILTHTVGDPGSYPKSTAGLKNVNMPSGDYMGVAYGEGGYIKQSIEIDSEHSKGTTQTNSISVKAGGGVGDVKVGITSGYEAGAGKVTTSLDGKSFSGTVVNMPAEAQGYGYNYNWKIIQYTYEGKQNFPVVTYLVNDVASPPKLPSNFDLDVEKTTDTSVTLTWDSQDLSIAGFQIYRHYDFPDGSGDYPVGAIIPADGHTTSYSFTDENLAPYTQYQYRIQAISASAPFQSVLGDVLEVRTKASEGQPTITLSDDSLLIYPDKEASVTVTVANSAAHAQAPIYQWQKKIDGVWTNQSGKTAATLTFASAGSADAGEYRCRVNQIVGEYAISAYSAAIPVTFSKRTALMELTVTKDASGLCPVLTAELTNPATDSGSIPTGTVTFEITGNNYSKSYTEAVNNAGIATCDSLTALAQGVYQITAYYSGSLVFKSVTSESKQYLAGISKGYWLETNDSIIYGDGLIPETLKFEENSGTVQQTPITAGNGITLDYTVYRAVSYNEDSAAVLQYLTSQGIPTDSDSYYIAHPDLPLWIPITVEKTTNPTTGATTITPSAVGQYQLEVKIGENGSTSDTLTNEFEVTRRPVTITAPTKTMPQTSAAQPNVSDLTIVNSSDETSPAFAANDSVAALGLGIQCLDTGGTVRTLAPGVLPGLYTTQVTASTNAEKVKAQTNYKFTFVDGLYTVTGTTYTVTGTAEKLLGETVGEVHLLSPANAVEWSTKYQAGTQVIFTASPAAGYAVAGWKINGKSVDMSYLKNPNLLAYTMLAGNLSISVSFKVSENTLSFSAEHGTIQCSSALLKSGAIVIQNAEYTFTAVPDTGYHFKEWWLIGDGTSYPAGDTDTNGNHTYTLTMPGTPCHLYAIFERDSYELTLDEHMKASYWADTDHNTSTPNDQVFVSSGGMVPGDTVITVTPAAGYLASPTTSTDPVTGLTSTQYLWSAEPAQANGKIASDGQSYTFTMTQPTKITVPLELQKFTVKWNEEAAGSEENTITISANGKEIDLAKGEAHEFDGGTAIEITAKPAYGVVFDQWKAGAGNKAVYSTNGNVLSCQTLTGDLDITARFKANDSYDVTLKNSLHGTMNATLNGEPADISSGTLKVFKGDKVVLTAVPDDGYMVGKWKQNKTVTQTTAKTWTLNNISANTSVELSFTAMAYYTVHFDAGTNGSIVAVKDESVNLESGDKPGGGSEIVFTATPDTNYMVDHWSVNGKTLKTALGTTYVSQEYTISSLSMDTDVTVTFKPVSLHTVTIDSPANGSISDVYEPDDFKDVRDGAAAVFTVTPNDGYAVKSASVRNTAGSIGFDSVVKNKDGTWTCTVNSVTEDLTVSADIAKLYTITLNSMTGGTATVNTLRAIAGESIELKAVETAGKYRFMGWTAQAETDGVTVTLNDSAEASTTFTMPESNVSITPKFAKIYTMTLKSDNGGTTTASDSHAVAGSLISLSASPSLKYKFTGWTIKADTAGIVVTAADAAAANTTFIMPESNVSVTPDYSYTGGSSGGGGGGSGRSSTVRTVVTPTNPTVLVNNRTGVTADVSGAVLPSGVSSVSLDVSEQPTTEKAALALNRLLGIAPATGAIGTPVLYDIRLLDQNGTPVPSFTGKIKVKVPVPPGMSGNLHVFWYDDSVGTLADMGATSENGFLTFESTHCSYYAVVPVGNALVLDTLSYTLAPNAVYDIGSSVIGTTAQNLKVYSSRNNIATVTKLKNGNYRVTGVSAGVTYIMYDVYDKSGKRLAHASVKITVQPGAKMQGISKKQTALF, from the coding sequence ATGAAAAAAGCGCAAAAGGCGCTTTCTGTTTTTCTGGCCGCCTGTATCATCGTTTCTGCAATGCCGGCAGTTACACCCGCTGCGGCAGCGGCGTCGGCAGCAAGCAGTACCAATGTATTAACTGCGTTGGGCATAGACACCAGCGCACAGCCAAAGGGGTTTGACAGCAGCTCCACTGAAAATCCTTACGGAGGGAACACAACAACGGTTTCCCCGGTGGCGGAGCTTTACACCGAAAAAGACAGCGCGACAGCGGGCAGAGACCGCACCCTGTATGGAGATGGCCTTGCTCAAAACGCAACGGTCAACGACTTTTATTCCAGTGGAAAAACCAGTACCCAAGCCGCTGCCGGCAAATATAATGCTTACCGGGCGGCAGCAGGAAATTTCACCGGAAGCGGACTAAAGGGGCAAATGGTTACTGTAGCGGCCAATCAGGGAGGCGGTGTTTACCTGTACCTTGCCGACCCCAAAAACGGCAGTGCAGCCGGAACCACAAAAACACTGATGGATTCGAGCAAGCTGATTGGCAATAAAAGAACGGATTATACAGACGAAACCTTTGAAGAGGATTTTGCAAAATATCCGTATCAGCTTCAGAACTATATGCAGATTGCCACAGGCGATTTCACAGGAAGCGGAACGGATGAAATTGCGGTCTACGTTCCGGAGCAGGGGAATTCACGTATCGAGGTTTACCAGCTGAAAACCGCTGGAGAAGTCGGGAACGGCGACTGGATGAACACCGACAACTGGCAGCTTGCGTGGACTTATTCCCTGCGGGAAGGAAACGATGTTTCCAACATGGTTTCCTTAACAGCGGGAGATATGACCGGTGACGGAATCGACGACCTGGGAATTACCTGGGGTGTTTACTATGGTAAAAACCACAAAACCACTTGCAAAGCGGTTGTTCTTCTGGGCAGCAAAAGCGGCGATTCCTTGCAGAAGAATTCCACCATTGATCTGAAATACGGTGCGTCACAAACAGAAATCGTCCGCGCGGCCATGACGCTTGGCGACGCCGATGGAGACGGAAAAGACGAACTGGTGGTTGGTGGTCAGCTGGAATCGGATATTAACGCAGGGAATGCGAACACCCGTTTTCTCGCCCTGTATGAATACAACAGTGACACAAACGCCTTTATAGGTACCGCCTCGGGCAACATGGACCTGATTGAAAAAGACGATAAGGGCAACCTTGTTTCGGGTGAAGATGGTATTTATTGCAGCTCACCCGCCTGTGTGGTAAACCTGGCCTGCGTAAAACAGGACGGCCCGGGGACAAAAGAATATGTGTATCTGGACAGCGTGCTTTATCAGCAGGGAGGCAACGGCTTTTCAATTATAAAGGAAATGGATGAAAACAGCTCGCTCAAAACCAGCCGCAATTATCCCTATTACGCGGAGTACGGCGCCACCGCGGTAGACTTTAACGGCGATGGCAAGGAAACGATCGTGAGCATGCAGTATTTCATGCCTTATACTACAACCATCACCAAAAAAATATATTGGTGGATTTTCGCAATTGGTACACAGACCTACACAACCTATACGAACGGCGAAGGCTTTTTGAAGGAACTGAACACCTCAAAGAACAATAAAACGGAAAGCATTGCGGTAAAATCTATTGCTGTGGGCAGTACCCTGTCCTATGCCTTTGCAGCGCCCGATACCGACAATGATACCATTCAGCTGCATTACAGCGGGAAGCACTACCTTGCCTATTCAGACCCCAAGGTTTTGGCGGTGCTGGCTTCTCCTCCCTATTTTTCAGATTTGGCGCATCTGAACGGCGGCGATAGCTACGTTGGAAACAGCGAAACCGTTTATGGGGTCATTTCAAGTTCTTCCCAAAGCACTACCAAATCCTCCACCATCTCTTTGGGGGCTTATGTTTCTTTCGAGCATGAATTTTCCGTGTTTGGCGTTAAGGTCGGCTCGGTTGAGGCAGAAACGGAATTCAGCCATGGCTGGACAACAGAAACAGAAGACACCAGCACCATCACGCAGATCGTGGAATACGGCACCATGGGCGGGCAGGATACGATTGCCCTGTATTCCATCCCGATGGATGTCTATGTATATGACGCATATGTGCCGAAAAATGACGGTTCCGGCGGATATGACAAACAAACCATGACAGTCAACCTTCCCTATAATGCCGTGGTGAAAACCCTTCCTCTTTCCGATTATGATGAAATCGCGGCAGATTATAGCGAAGAGCTGCCCCAGATTGGCGGAACAATTCTGACCCACACGGTCGGCGACCCCGGCAGCTACCCCAAATCCACCGCCGGGCTTAAGAATGTCAACATGCCCTCCGGCGATTACATGGGCGTTGCTTATGGCGAAGGCGGCTATATTAAGCAGTCCATTGAAATTGACTCGGAACACAGCAAGGGCACAACCCAGACCAATTCCATCTCTGTAAAAGCGGGCGGTGGAGTCGGCGACGTGAAGGTTGGCATTACTTCGGGTTACGAGGCCGGCGCCGGCAAGGTCACCACCTCCCTGGACGGAAAATCCTTCTCCGGAACGGTGGTCAATATGCCGGCAGAGGCTCAGGGCTACGGTTACAACTACAACTGGAAAATCATTCAGTACACCTACGAAGGCAAACAGAATTTCCCAGTAGTAACGTATCTGGTCAACGACGTTGCTTCCCCGCCCAAGCTGCCTTCCAACTTTGATCTGGATGTTGAAAAGACGACCGATACCAGCGTTACCTTAACCTGGGATTCTCAGGATCTCTCCATTGCCGGATTCCAAATATACCGGCATTACGATTTCCCCGACGGCAGCGGAGATTACCCGGTAGGGGCAATTATTCCCGCAGACGGGCATACGACCAGCTATTCCTTCACAGATGAAAATCTGGCCCCCTACACCCAATATCAGTACCGGATACAGGCAATCAGCGCCTCGGCACCGTTCCAAAGCGTACTGGGTGATGTGCTGGAAGTGCGCACGAAAGCATCTGAGGGCCAGCCTACGATTACGCTGTCTGATGATTCCCTGTTGATCTACCCGGATAAGGAGGCCTCCGTCACCGTCACCGTCGCAAACAGCGCTGCGCATGCGCAGGCACCTATTTACCAGTGGCAGAAGAAAATTGACGGCGTATGGACGAACCAATCCGGAAAAACCGCCGCAACACTTACCTTTGCATCGGCAGGCTCGGCAGATGCGGGCGAATACCGCTGCCGTGTGAACCAGATTGTGGGTGAATATGCGATTTCCGCTTATTCCGCCGCAATACCGGTCACCTTCTCCAAGCGCACGGCACTCATGGAGCTTACCGTGACGAAGGATGCCTCCGGTTTGTGCCCCGTGCTGACAGCGGAACTGACCAACCCCGCTACCGACAGCGGCAGTATCCCAACCGGCACGGTGACGTTTGAAATTACCGGAAATAATTACTCCAAATCCTATACGGAGGCGGTAAATAATGCCGGAATCGCCACCTGCGATTCCTTGACAGCTTTGGCACAGGGCGTCTATCAAATTACAGCCTATTACAGCGGAAGCCTTGTATTCAAATCTGTCACCTCCGAAAGCAAGCAGTATCTGGCCGGAATCAGCAAGGGCTACTGGCTGGAAACAAACGACAGCATCATTTACGGGGACGGCCTGATTCCTGAAACCCTCAAATTTGAGGAGAATAGCGGAACCGTACAGCAAACCCCCATCACCGCGGGAAACGGCATTACCCTGGACTACACGGTGTACCGAGCCGTCAGCTACAATGAAGACAGCGCTGCGGTGCTTCAATATCTGACAAGTCAAGGCATTCCCACGGACAGCGATTCTTACTATATTGCCCACCCCGACCTACCTCTTTGGATTCCCATAACAGTAGAGAAGACAACAAACCCGACAACGGGAGCGACGACTATCACTCCCTCCGCCGTTGGTCAATACCAGCTGGAAGTGAAAATTGGAGAAAATGGCAGTACGTCAGATACGCTGACCAACGAGTTTGAGGTAACGAGAAGGCCGGTCACCATCACCGCGCCGACCAAAACAATGCCGCAGACCAGCGCGGCGCAGCCCAACGTCTCCGATTTAACCATTGTGAACAGTTCTGACGAAACGAGTCCGGCTTTCGCGGCAAACGACAGTGTCGCAGCTCTTGGTCTTGGCATACAGTGCCTAGACACCGGCGGAACAGTCAGGACTCTTGCGCCGGGCGTTCTTCCGGGCCTGTACACCACACAGGTAACCGCCAGCACCAATGCGGAGAAAGTAAAAGCGCAGACCAATTACAAATTCACCTTTGTGGACGGACTTTATACGGTAACCGGTACTACCTATACCGTAACCGGCACCGCTGAAAAGCTGTTGGGTGAAACAGTAGGTGAAGTACACCTGCTTTCTCCCGCAAACGCGGTGGAATGGAGCACAAAATACCAGGCGGGCACGCAGGTGATCTTTACCGCGTCCCCCGCGGCCGGCTACGCGGTTGCCGGCTGGAAAATCAACGGGAAATCGGTTGATATGAGTTACTTGAAGAATCCTAACCTGCTGGCCTACACCATGCTCGCCGGAAACCTGAGCATCAGCGTCAGCTTTAAGGTGTCTGAAAACACGCTGAGCTTCAGCGCGGAGCATGGAACAATTCAGTGCAGCTCAGCACTTCTCAAGAGCGGCGCAATCGTGATTCAGAATGCGGAATACACCTTTACGGCGGTTCCGGATACCGGTTACCATTTTAAGGAGTGGTGGCTCATCGGGGACGGAACCAGTTACCCGGCCGGCGATACGGACACAAACGGAAATCACACCTACACGCTCACCATGCCCGGCACCCCTTGCCATCTTTACGCTATTTTTGAGCGCGACAGCTATGAGCTGACCCTCGACGAGCACATGAAGGCAAGCTATTGGGCAGATACCGATCACAACACCTCCACCCCGAACGATCAGGTGTTTGTATCATCGGGCGGTATGGTTCCGGGCGATACGGTAATTACCGTAACTCCCGCGGCTGGTTACCTGGCTTCCCCAACAACAAGCACAGACCCGGTCACAGGACTCACCAGCACACAGTACCTTTGGAGTGCAGAACCCGCGCAGGCAAATGGTAAAATTGCGAGCGACGGACAGTCCTACACCTTTACCATGACACAGCCGACCAAAATTACCGTACCGTTGGAGCTTCAGAAATTCACGGTAAAATGGAATGAAGAGGCGGCGGGCAGTGAAGAAAACACCATTACAATTTCGGCAAACGGCAAAGAGATTGACCTTGCCAAAGGGGAAGCCCATGAGTTCGATGGCGGAACCGCAATCGAAATTACAGCCAAACCTGCCTATGGAGTCGTTTTCGACCAGTGGAAAGCGGGCGCGGGAAACAAAGCCGTGTATTCCACAAACGGAAATGTCCTCAGCTGCCAGACTCTGACCGGCGATTTGGATATCACCGCCCGGTTCAAAGCAAACGACAGCTATGACGTAACGCTCAAAAACAGTCTTCATGGCACCATGAACGCCACGCTGAACGGGGAGCCTGCCGACATCAGCAGCGGAACCCTGAAGGTATTTAAAGGGGATAAAGTCGTTTTGACCGCAGTTCCCGACGATGGCTACATGGTGGGCAAATGGAAGCAAAACAAGACTGTGACACAAACCACCGCCAAAACCTGGACCCTGAACAACATCAGCGCAAACACCAGCGTAGAGCTCAGCTTTACCGCTATGGCTTACTACACGGTTCATTTCGATGCGGGCACCAATGGCAGCATTGTCGCCGTGAAGGACGAAAGCGTCAATTTGGAATCCGGTGATAAGCCGGGTGGCGGCTCCGAAATTGTTTTCACCGCAACTCCGGATACCAACTATATGGTAGACCATTGGTCCGTAAACGGCAAAACACTGAAAACCGCGCTGGGTACTACCTATGTCAGCCAGGAATATACCATCAGCAGCCTGTCGATGGATACTGACGTAACGGTTACGTTTAAGCCCGTCAGTCTGCACACGGTAACCATTGATTCTCCTGCAAACGGCAGTATTTCTGACGTGTATGAGCCAGATGATTTTAAGGATGTACGCGACGGCGCGGCCGCGGTATTTACCGTAACCCCGAACGATGGCTACGCAGTAAAATCCGCCTCTGTGCGCAACACTGCCGGCAGTATTGGTTTTGACAGTGTCGTAAAAAACAAGGATGGCACCTGGACTTGTACGGTGAACAGCGTAACGGAGGATCTAACCGTTTCGGCGGATATCGCCAAGCTCTACACGATCACACTGAACAGCATGACAGGCGGTACCGCTACGGTAAACACCTTGCGTGCGATCGCAGGGGAGTCGATTGAGCTGAAAGCGGTAGAAACCGCGGGAAAATACCGGTTTATGGGATGGACGGCTCAGGCCGAAACCGATGGTGTTACTGTTACACTGAATGATTCAGCCGAGGCAAGCACCACCTTCACCATGCCGGAGAGCAATGTTTCCATCACACCGAAATTTGCCAAGATTTATACCATGACGTTAAAAAGCGACAACGGAGGAACGACAACCGCAAGCGATTCCCATGCTGTTGCGGGCAGCCTGATCAGCCTCTCCGCTTCTCCCTCCCTCAAATACAAGTTCACGGGATGGACTATAAAAGCGGATACGGCAGGGATTGTGGTGACCGCAGCTGACGCAGCCGCGGCAAACACCACATTTATCATGCCGGAGAGCAACGTTTCCGTCACACCGGATTATTCCTATACCGGCGGAAGCTCTGGTGGCGGAGGCGGCGGAAGCGGCAGAAGTTCCACCGTCCGCACAGTGGTCACGCCCACCAACCCAACTGTTCTGGTAAACAACAGAACAGGCGTGACCGCAGATGTTTCGGGTGCCGTTCTTCCTTCGGGAGTGAGCAGCGTGTCGCTGGACGTATCTGAGCAGCCGACAACCGAGAAAGCCGCTTTGGCATTAAATCGGCTCTTAGGGATAGCACCGGCAACCGGGGCAATTGGTACCCCTGTGCTTTATGACATCAGACTGCTGGATCAGAACGGAACTCCCGTTCCCAGCTTTACAGGAAAAATTAAGGTAAAAGTTCCTGTTCCGCCCGGAATGTCCGGAAATCTGCATGTGTTCTGGTATGATGATTCCGTCGGTACTTTGGCGGATATGGGGGCAACGTCTGAGAACGGCTTCCTCACGTTTGAGAGCACACATTGCAGCTACTACGCCGTTGTTCCCGTAGGCAATGCATTGGTATTGGATACGCTCAGTTATACGCTGGCTCCTAACGCTGTCTACGACATCGGTTCCAGTGTAATTGGTACAACAGCACAAAATTTGAAGGTGTATTCTTCGCGCAACAATATTGCAACTGTGACAAAGCTCAAAAACGGTAATTACCGCGTAACCGGCGTATCAGCCGGAGTCACCTACATTATGTATGATGTATATGACAAGAGCGGCAAACGGCTTGCACATGCGTCCGTTAAGATTACAGTACAACCCGGCGCTAAGATGCAGGGCATTTCAAAAAAACAAACAGCATTATTCTAA
- a CDS encoding DUF2442 domain-containing protein, with translation MPGIVSVQPAENYLMEIKFDNGNTVILDMKTKIQTARFWQLRDKKLFEAATTDGTSIRWNEFTEIYMGEIFDIAQSNRKKTQNETCG, from the coding sequence TTGCCGGGTATCGTAAGCGTTCAACCTGCGGAAAATTATTTGATGGAGATCAAGTTTGACAATGGAAACACCGTCATTCTGGATATGAAGACCAAAATACAAACCGCGCGTTTCTGGCAGCTGCGGGACAAAAAATTGTTTGAAGCCGCCACAACAGATGGCACCAGTATTCGGTGGAATGAGTTTACTGAAATTTATATGGGCGAAATTTTTGATATTGCGCAAAGCAATCGGAAGAAAACGCAGAACGAAACATGCGGGTAA
- a CDS encoding helix-turn-helix transcriptional regulator has translation MLTPPKYNTRALYFTDKLRESMGTFLEYPCTMMEAPMGYGKTTAAKEALRNLDAKVLWQNVYTSGATDFWAGFCSVLSELDSELADNLHQMELPMGSVWQREVIQLLHTINSDIPVFLVIDDYHFIRDSRVDEFMSFLVRHLPQFLHVIILTRMSFLNGNSELRLKGFVNYIGLDVLAFTPDDIAKYYRLCGVVTIESERDMLFSYSEGWISALYLFLLEYTSRGSFAPTRDIPTLVHQNVYDPLRDELKSFLNRICLFDMFSKEQVRHMWKHGNAERLLNDLLACNAFITCDRLTGEYHLHNIFSICVREEFDQLPQMEQREIWNCAADWYFDHSEYASSMEFYFKSKNFDQLLFAIEKDKGNSFSAENQTVMIQYFSECPDSIRFHHHLAMLIYSKRLFGFRQPELFQKICEETIKHIREDDSLSEEEKNNLIGEYEIIRSFACYNDIAGMSEHHRKACSLMTRASVIFDADSMWTFSSFSVLFMFYRESGMLTKHLHIMKEALPYYYQVTGGHGMGAEYVMEAETCYMGGDMENARIIAHTALVNAQSRNQWSVALCAEFLQVRIALFQGDYSFAATLLSQMRENLIRQKHYILLHTMDVCESAIYAQLGQTQNFPVWISQGNFANNKMLFPSVPSLHMVYGRILLEQKEYLKLIGQSELFLRTATIFPNLLTQIYLYIYLAAAYEQLGRRSHAVESLNKALNIAAADGLYLPFVENGKYLESLLWGTKHQQASEEFDQHAEFVTQCQKLYVAYFASIKAIRKEHFTDALASLTEREQEVAALAAKGLSNPQISKQLYITEHTVKAHLKNAFEKLGIKSRVQLNEYLLLKSSQNPEK, from the coding sequence ATGCTAACCCCCCCAAAATACAATACGCGAGCCCTGTATTTTACAGACAAACTGCGCGAAAGCATGGGCACTTTTTTGGAGTATCCCTGTACCATGATGGAAGCGCCAATGGGCTATGGCAAGACCACTGCCGCTAAGGAAGCGCTGCGAAATTTGGATGCGAAGGTTCTGTGGCAGAACGTGTATACCAGCGGCGCCACTGATTTTTGGGCGGGATTCTGTTCCGTTCTTTCAGAGCTGGATTCTGAACTTGCAGATAACCTCCACCAAATGGAACTGCCGATGGGCAGCGTATGGCAGAGAGAGGTCATCCAATTACTTCACACGATAAATAGTGACATCCCTGTCTTTTTGGTCATTGACGATTATCATTTTATCCGCGATAGCAGAGTGGATGAATTCATGTCTTTTTTGGTGCGTCATTTACCACAGTTTCTGCATGTAATCATTCTTACCCGCATGTCTTTTCTCAACGGAAATTCCGAGCTGAGGCTCAAGGGCTTTGTCAATTACATTGGGCTGGATGTTCTCGCGTTTACCCCGGATGATATTGCAAAATATTACCGGCTGTGCGGGGTAGTGACCATAGAATCGGAACGGGACATGCTCTTTTCTTACAGCGAAGGCTGGATCTCCGCATTATATCTGTTTCTGCTGGAATACACATCGCGGGGCAGCTTTGCGCCTACCCGGGATATTCCGACGTTGGTTCATCAAAATGTGTACGACCCTTTACGGGATGAATTAAAATCCTTTTTAAATCGCATTTGCCTGTTTGATATGTTCAGTAAGGAGCAGGTGCGGCATATGTGGAAGCATGGCAATGCCGAGCGGCTTTTGAACGATTTGCTTGCCTGCAATGCGTTTATAACCTGCGACCGTTTAACGGGAGAATATCATTTGCATAATATTTTCAGCATCTGTGTGCGCGAGGAGTTTGATCAGCTGCCACAAATGGAGCAAAGAGAAATTTGGAACTGCGCCGCAGACTGGTATTTTGATCATTCTGAATATGCTTCTTCAATGGAATTTTATTTTAAGTCCAAAAATTTTGATCAGTTGCTCTTTGCAATTGAAAAGGATAAGGGAAACAGCTTTTCTGCGGAAAACCAAACGGTTATGATTCAATACTTTTCAGAATGCCCGGATTCGATACGCTTCCACCATCACCTGGCAATGCTGATTTATTCAAAAAGGCTGTTCGGTTTTCGGCAGCCAGAGCTTTTTCAAAAAATCTGTGAGGAAACGATAAAGCACATTAGGGAAGACGACAGCCTGAGCGAAGAGGAAAAAAACAATTTAATCGGTGAGTACGAAATCATCCGCAGCTTTGCGTGCTACAACGATATTGCCGGTATGTCGGAACACCATCGGAAAGCCTGCTCGCTGATGACAAGAGCGTCCGTCATTTTTGACGCAGACAGCATGTGGACCTTCAGCTCCTTCTCCGTGCTTTTCATGTTCTATCGCGAAAGCGGAATGCTCACCAAGCATCTACATATCATGAAAGAGGCGCTTCCGTATTATTACCAGGTAACCGGCGGGCATGGCATGGGTGCCGAATATGTGATGGAAGCGGAAACCTGCTATATGGGCGGTGATATGGAAAACGCCAGAATTATCGCGCATACGGCTTTGGTAAATGCGCAAAGCAGAAATCAGTGGAGTGTTGCCCTGTGTGCGGAATTTTTGCAGGTGCGTATCGCGCTGTTCCAGGGAGATTATTCTTTTGCGGCTACTCTGCTGAGTCAAATGCGCGAAAACCTGATTCGACAAAAGCACTATATCCTGTTACATACAATGGATGTTTGTGAGAGTGCCATTTATGCGCAGCTCGGGCAAACACAAAATTTTCCCGTCTGGATTTCTCAGGGGAATTTTGCAAATAACAAAATGTTATTTCCCTCTGTTCCCTCACTGCATATGGTTTACGGACGGATTCTTTTGGAGCAGAAGGAATATTTAAAGCTGATCGGACAATCGGAACTGTTTCTAAGAACCGCAACTATTTTTCCGAATCTGCTGACTCAAATCTATCTTTATATTTATCTGGCGGCAGCTTACGAACAGCTGGGGCGCCGAAGTCATGCGGTGGAATCCTTAAACAAAGCGCTCAATATTGCTGCCGCCGATGGATTGTATCTGCCTTTTGTAGAAAATGGGAAATACCTGGAGAGCCTCCTTTGGGGCACAAAGCATCAGCAGGCGTCAGAAGAATTTGATCAGCACGCTGAATTTGTAACGCAATGCCAAAAGCTGTATGTCGCTTATTTCGCCTCAATCAAAGCGATTCGGAAGGAGCATTTTACAGATGCCTTGGCCTCTCTCACCGAACGAGAGCAGGAGGTTGCGGCATTAGCTGCAAAGGGGCTGTCGAATCCGCAAATCAGCAAACAGCTTTATATCACGGAGCATACGGTGAAAGCTCATTTGAAAAATGCTTTCGAAAAGCTGGGGATTAAGTCTCGCGTTCAGCTCAATGAGTACCTGTTGTTAAAGAGTTCACAGAATCCGGAGAAATGA
- a CDS encoding beta-class carbonic anhydrase, translating to MINEILEYNKMFIQNKGYEKYITSKYPDKKIAIVSCMDTRLTELLPAALGLKNGDAKIIKNAGGVISHPFGSAMRSLLIGIYELDVQEILVIGHTDCGARCTDAQRIIEKMKARGITQHDIDQVKDVGIDFDLWLGGFMDLDRSIQQSVEQIRRHPLVPKEIMVYGFIIDSVTGELTKVI from the coding sequence ATGATTAACGAAATACTGGAATACAATAAAATGTTTATTCAGAACAAAGGCTACGAAAAATATATTACCAGTAAATATCCGGATAAAAAAATAGCCATAGTCTCTTGTATGGATACGAGATTAACGGAATTACTGCCCGCAGCGTTGGGATTAAAAAACGGTGATGCGAAAATCATCAAAAATGCGGGAGGGGTCATTTCCCATCCGTTTGGAAGCGCGATGCGGAGCCTGCTGATTGGAATTTATGAGCTGGATGTTCAGGAAATACTGGTAATTGGTCATACGGATTGTGGCGCAAGGTGTACGGATGCTCAAAGAATAATAGAGAAGATGAAGGCACGCGGAATCACGCAGCACGATATTGATCAGGTAAAGGACGTGGGCATAGATTTTGATTTGTGGCTAGGCGGTTTTATGGATTTAGATCGTTCCATTCAACAATCGGTAGAACAGATACGCAGGCATCCTCTTGTTCCCAAAGAAATCATGGTATATGGGTTCATTATAGATTCCGTAACGGGTGAGCTGACGAAGGTAATTTAA